One genomic segment of Chloroflexota bacterium includes these proteins:
- a CDS encoding response regulator transcription factor → MNPASILIADDHFIIRKTIREWLSKKYPWIVMLEARNGEEATRILDAVTVDLILMDIHFPGMNGLDTTKMIKEKYPEVPIVIVTVQEDDHYRIGAAAAGADGYVIKRNMYSDLIPVIKPFLEKTATP, encoded by the coding sequence ATGAATCCAGCCTCTATCTTGATAGCCGACGATCATTTCATCATTCGCAAAACAATTCGTGAATGGTTGAGCAAGAAATACCCCTGGATTGTGATGCTTGAAGCCCGCAATGGGGAAGAAGCTACCCGGATTTTGGATGCGGTTACGGTTGATTTAATCTTGATGGATATCCATTTTCCTGGCATGAACGGCCTGGATACCACAAAAATGATCAAGGAAAAATACCCTGAGGTTCCGATTGTGATTGTGACCGTACAGGAGGACGACCATTATCGCATCGGTGCAGCCGCTGCTGGTGCAGATGGTTATGTTATCAAGCGGAATATGTATTCTGATCTTATTCCGGTAATTAAACCTTTTCTTGAGAAAACAGCCACTCCATAA